ATCTTGAGTACACCTTGGCTATCACGGCGCCCCCGAACGACGGCGGCGGACGCGGAACGAGCCCTCGCCACCCTTCGCGCCGTTCGCCCGCGCGATCCCTCGAGCCGCCCGGATCCCCCGAGGCTCGTGGTGTTCAGGTCGTACGACGGGAGCGCCCGGCTCGCGTGGGCGGTCCCGTACGTGGCGGGCCTCGTGTGCCTCGATACCCGCACCCCTCGCGGGTACACCGAGCACGAGAGCACCATCGTTTACGCCCTCGACGTGGAAAATCTCTCGATCCTCACCACGCTCTCTGCGTCCGCGTATTACGCCGCGTTCGAAGAGGCGGAGGCCAACCCCCAAGGCCAGCAGACCGCTGATTTTTCGGACCGAGGCCCTTCGACGTCCGCGCCCGACCCGCCGAGGCGCGATCCGAGGAGCGCGCGGAGCCTACTCCCTCGTCAGGGACTCCCAAGGGTCGTTTTGTAGGTGAGCACGACCCTGGGAAGTCCCCGACGGGGGACGCACCGCAGGATCGCAACGAAGGCGGTCGGGATGCGGCGGCGACGACCCTTGGAAGTCCCCGACGGGGGAGCGGCCGACGACCCTTGGAAGTCCCCGACGGGGGACGGGAGAAAATCAACGGGCTGCTGGGTCGTCGCCAGCGCCGCCCCATGATCCCTCGCGTCGCGCCTTTCGCCTCGTCCGCACCTTGGCGCGTCCGTGTGACGCCCACGAGCCGTGGCCGAGCGTCTCCGAGGTGCTTCGTGGCGCTCCGTCGGACTGCGAGGCCTGGCTGCGATCGCCGCACACGTGGCGAGCTCGCGGTAGCGTTTTGTATAGTGAAATCGGTGGTTTAGTGCCACGCTTCGTCGTGGCGCGAGGTGCGGTGGTGGCCTTCGGGGCGCCTCCGTGGAGTCTCCTTCTTCGTCGTCGACGCGGCGACGGTACCTTCGTGACGAGCGACGTGCGAACGTCCGAGGGCCGTGCCCTCCCTCGAACCCGCCGAGCCTCCGACCTCGATGACCGAGCCCGTGCCCCGTGCCGAGGCCGAGCCCCCCGCGCCCTCGCCGAAGAAGAAGAAGCCGTGGGTCCGCCTCGTCGTGCTCGCGCTCGTGCTCGTCGCCCTCTTCGGCGTAGGGCGTGCGACGGGCCTCACCGACCACCTCTCGCGGGCCGAGATCCGAGGGCTCATGGAGCGCCTCGGGGTGGCGGGCTTCTTCGTCTTTCTCGCGCTCTTCGCCCTGGGCGAGCTCGTGCACGTGCCGGGTATCGTGTTCGTGCTCGCGGCGCTCCTCGCGTACGGGAGGCTCTTGGGAGGCGTAGCGGCGTACGTGGGTGCGCTCGTGTCGGTGTCGATCGCGTTCGTCTTCGTGCGGCGTGTCGGAGGGCAGTCGCTCGCGACGGTCGAGCACCCTCGGATCCGCAAGGTCCTCGCGCGGCTCGACGCGCACCCCGTCGCTACCGTCGCCGTCCTCCGGTTGTTCCTCTTCCTCACCCCGGCGCTCAACTACGTGCTCGCCATGACGAACGTGAAATATCGGCACTACCTCGCGGGCTCGGCCCTCGGGCTCGCCGTCCCGATCGGCGTGGTCGCCGTCGCGTTCGAGTGGGTGCTCGCGCACGTCGGGTGACGCGCGCCCCGACCCGCCCACGGCGCAGCGAAGCGTGCTACGGAGGCGCCGTGCGCGTGAAGCTCCCGAGGATGGCCCTCGCCTTCGGTCTCGTCGCCCTCGGGGCGGTCGTGGCGCGGCCGGCCCATGCGCAAAATGCCGATTCGTTCCACTACTCGAACGAGGCGGCGCTCACCGCCGGCGCCATGGTCGCCGTCCCCGGGGACGACGGCGCGACCTTCTACAACCCGGCGGGCCTCGGGAGCTTGCATCGAACGCGCCTCAACGCGAACGGATCGGTCTTCGGCGTCCGCGTGCGTCCGGTTCGTGGCGGCCTCGTCTCGTCCTTCGCCGGCCAGAGGAGCGCCATCGATTTCGGTGGAGCCGACTTCGTCACGACGCCGACCACGGCCTCGGCGAGCTTCTCCCTCTTGCCCCACGTGACCGTCAGCGGCGGCGCGTACCACACCGCGAACGACGTGCGCGCGGCCTCCGGCATCGAGCGCGTCGAAGGGCCCGATGGGCGCTCCCTCGCGCACCGCCTCGACACGCTCGACGCGCTCCGCAAGATGCACGTGGGCGGCGCGTACGGCATCGATCTCGGCCGCGGGCTCCGTATCGGCAGCGCGATGTTTCTCGTGTACTCTGCACGCAATGCGGCGGTCGACTACGCGGTCGGGGTCGACGAGGGGGGCGCCGGGCGTCGCGAGGTGGCGGCGCTGGGCGTCACCCAGGGCGGCGCCGCGTGGGGTCTCCAGCCGACCTATGGCTTTCAGTGGGACGTCACGCGGAGGCTCCACGTGGGCGTCGTCTTCCGCTTCCCCGAGCTCCAGCTCACGAGCTCCGTGCGGACGGCGCTCCGCGAGATCGGGTCAGGCTCGGGGGAGCCCACGTTGGTGCTCGAGGAGGTCCGCACGCGGGCCTCGCGCATCCGCTACGCCGACCCGGCGAGGCTCTTCTGGGGGGTCGCCTACGACGTGTCCGAGAAGGCGCGCGTGGCCTTCGACGCGGACGTGGCGTTCCCGCTCGAGGCCGACACGTGGGGCGTCGCGCACCGGGCGATGGTGCGGGCGCGCGCGGGCGTGCTCTTGAAACCCCTCGACGCGCTCCACGTCGGCTTCGGAGCGTTCGTCGACCCTTCGTCGGCGCGGACCCTTCCCGAGACGCTCGGGGCGATTCGCGTGGACTACGTGGGAGGCACTTTCGGCGTCGTGCTCCGCACGCGAATAGGCGAGGGGACCTCCCCCGATGCTCCGGTGGTCACGCTCGCCACGGCCGTTCGTTACGCGGTCGGCTTCGGTGAGGCGCGCACCGTCACGCTCTCGGACGCGGGGGAGACCCCGGGCACGACCGACGTACGCGTGCACGACGTGATGCCCTACGTGGGCTCGTCGATCGCCTTCTGAGCCCGCGACGCGGCGCGTCCTCACACGTTCTTGATGCCGATGCTCCCCGCCTTGACGTCGGCCGTACGCCGCGCGGCGGAGAGTCCGAGGTATGCGCATTTCCGGTGGCCATGCTGGCCGTGCTCCTCTCCTCGCCTTGCTCGTGTGTCTCGCCGCTCTCACCCCGCGCCTCGCGCGCGCGGACGACCCGCCGCCCCCGACCGCGCCCGACGATTCGGGGGACGGCGGCACACGAGCTGCGGAGCCACCGAACGTCGCCCCTCGGGCCCCGGAGGACCCGCCGCAGCCCAAAGGCGCGCCTGTGGCATGGCCGACGCCGCCAGCGGCCCGTACGCCCGCGCTCGTGGAGGAGAGCCCGTACGCGCCGAGAGGTCCGCAGCCCTTCGCGTTCGCGGACTTCTCGTGGGCGCCCGCGAGCTACGGGTCGAACGAGCGGCCCCTCGCGTGGGGCCCTTTCACCGGCGAGCTCCGCGTCGACACCGCTTACCACTTCAGCTTCAACCGGCCCAAGGACAACACCCTCTCGGGCTCGAGTGAGGTCTTCCGCCACAACGAGCTTCAGCTCACGCAGCTCGGCGTTGGCGGGGACTTCTACTACAAAGGCGTACACGCGCGCCTCATGACCCAGTTCGGCATGTACGCCGTGACGACGCCGCGGAACGACGCGAGCCCAGGGCGAGGCCAATGGCGGCTCGACGACGCCTACCGGTACATCTCCGAGGCCTACGGGGGATACCACATCGACGCCCTAGGGGGCATCAACGTCCAAGCCGGTATCTTTATGTCGTACATCGGACTATGGAGCTACTACAACTTCGACAATTGGACGTACCAGCCCTCGTACGTGTCGTCGAACACCCCTTGGTTCTTCAACGGCGCGCGCGTCCAGATCTTCCCGAGCGAGAAGCTGAAGCTCGAGCTGTGGCTCGTCAACGGGTGGCAGTCGTACGGCAAATTCAACGACGCTCCCGGCGTCGGCCTCCAAACGCGCTGGGCGCCGAACGGCGACGTCGTCTTCATTGGCAATCAGTACGTCGGCACGGACACGCTCGGTATCGCCGACCGCAAACGCATCCACACGGACGACAGCGTGGCGGTGAAGTACTACCAGCGCAAGGGTGGGGCCTTCAGCAAGGCCGCGGCGTCGCTCACGCTCGACGCCGGGTGCGAATTCGGCGGCGACGTGAGCTGCGGGGATCAGTACTTCCTCGGGCTCATGGCCTATCACCGCGCGTGGTTCGCGGGGGACCACCTCGGCCTCACCGTGGGTGGGGGCGTCATGACGAACCCTGGGCGGTATCTCGTCCTCTTGCCCCCGGTGAACGGCGCGACGGCCACCTCGGGGACTCCCTACTTTACGGCGGCTCCCGGCGATCGATACGCCGCGTGGGACGTGCAGGTCGCCGCCGACGTGATGCCGCGCGACTGGATCACCTTTCGCCTCGAGCTGAACCACCGCGCAGCCAACGTGCCGTATTTCTCGGGGCGAGAGGGCCTCACCCCGCCGGGCGGCAACCAAGGGGCGCCCGGCTCGGCCGTGCCCGGGTGGGCGCCCGACCTCGTGAAGTCCGAAGATAGAATCACGGCCGCCGTCATGGTCAAGCTCTGACCCGACGGCGACCGCGGCCCTGGGCGCGTCAGATCTCGACCTGCATGCCGAGCTC
The sequence above is a segment of the Myxococcales bacterium genome. Coding sequences within it:
- a CDS encoding VTT domain-containing protein, producing the protein MPSLEPAEPPTSMTEPVPRAEAEPPAPSPKKKKPWVRLVVLALVLVALFGVGRATGLTDHLSRAEIRGLMERLGVAGFFVFLALFALGELVHVPGIVFVLAALLAYGRLLGGVAAYVGALVSVSIAFVFVRRVGGQSLATVEHPRIRKVLARLDAHPVATVAVLRLFLFLTPALNYVLAMTNVKYRHYLAGSALGLAVPIGVVAVAFEWVLAHVG
- a CDS encoding outer membrane beta-barrel protein, which produces MAWPTPPAARTPALVEESPYAPRGPQPFAFADFSWAPASYGSNERPLAWGPFTGELRVDTAYHFSFNRPKDNTLSGSSEVFRHNELQLTQLGVGGDFYYKGVHARLMTQFGMYAVTTPRNDASPGRGQWRLDDAYRYISEAYGGYHIDALGGINVQAGIFMSYIGLWSYYNFDNWTYQPSYVSSNTPWFFNGARVQIFPSEKLKLELWLVNGWQSYGKFNDAPGVGLQTRWAPNGDVVFIGNQYVGTDTLGIADRKRIHTDDSVAVKYYQRKGGAFSKAAASLTLDAGCEFGGDVSCGDQYFLGLMAYHRAWFAGDHLGLTVGGGVMTNPGRYLVLLPPVNGATATSGTPYFTAAPGDRYAAWDVQVAADVMPRDWITFRLELNHRAANVPYFSGREGLTPPGGNQGAPGSAVPGWAPDLVKSEDRITAAVMVKL